The Elusimicrobiaceae bacterium sequence TGACGGTTTGCGCTTCGGTGAAACCATAGTCAATGTCCGCACACAAGGTGTGTAAAGGCACGCGGCCTTCACGTTTCCATTCCGTGCGAGCAATTTCCGCGCCGCCTAAACGGCCAGACACCATGATTTTAATACCCAAGGCTTTACCTTGCAAGGCTTTTTCAATAGCCTTTTTCATGGCTGCTCCATAGTGAGCGCGTTTTTCAAGTTGTTGGGCGATATTTTGAGCCACTAATTGCGCATCCGTTTCCGGATTTTTGATTTCGATAACATTGACGAAAGTTTTGCTTCCGGTCAAGGTTTCGATTTCTTTGCGCAAGGCTTCAATATCGGCACCTTTTTTACCGATGACCACACCCGGGCGAGCGGTATGAATGTTCAGGCGCAAGAAAGCACCGGCACGTTCAATACCTACATAGCTGATGGCGGCCATTTTAAATTTGTCGTCCACGATCTTGCGAATCTGGAAATCTTCCATGATCAAGGCCGGCATATTCTTGGGGGCGAACCAGCGGGAACGCCAATCTTGAATATAACCCAGTCTAATAGATCGCGGGTGAATTTTGTGTCCCATAGTTTAGCGACCTCCCTTTTTTTCGTCGGAAACAATGACCGTTAAGTGGCACATGCTCTTTTTATACGGCATGGCGCGGCCTTGCGGGCCCGGTTGAATCCGTTTCAAGTGGCCGCTGGGGCCCAAGTTTGCAAATGCTTCTTTAATGAAGATTTTGCTGAAGTCCAGCTTTTTACCAGCTTTGACTTCTAAGTTCGCGGCAGCACTGTGAATCGTTTTGGCTACTAAATCAGCGGTGCGTTTGGCGATAAACGGAAGTACATCTTCCGCCGCCTTGACGTTTTTACCGCGGATTTGGTCCAATACCAGGTTCACCTTGCGGCTGCCGTAGCGTTGAAATTTAGCTTTTGCACAAGCTTCCATATCCAATCCTCAACTCTTATTTCAAGGCGGTGGAGTCTTTGGTCATACCACCATGGCCTTTGAACAAACGGGTGAAAGAGAATTCACCGAGTTTATAACCTACCATTCTCTCAGAGATGTAGATGGGCAGGAATTTCCGTCCGTTGTGTACCAAAAATGTATGGCCCACAAATTCCGGAATAATCGTGCAAGCTCTCGCCCACGTTTTGATAGGTTTCTTTTCGTTGGAAGCATTCATTTTTTGAACCTTTTCCAACAGGTTTAAATCCACATAAGGACCTTTTTTAGTTGATCTTCCCATAGTTATTTAACCTTGTTTTTGCGTCTATCGCTGACGATCATCCAGCCCCACACTTTCTTGGTAGAGCGGGTCTTTAAGCCGCGGGCCGGTTGGTTCCACGGAGAGCGAGGGATGTTACCACCCTTACCATGACCACGTCCACCACCCATCGGGTGATCTACTGCGTTCATGGCGCTACCGCGTACCGTCGGTTTGACACCGATATGGCGTTTGCGGCCGGCATTACCGAAGACCACGTTAGCGTGATCCACGTTGCCCACTTGACCGATGGTCGCGCAGCAAGAGCTGGGGACCAGGCGAATTTCGCCAGACGGCATTTTGATGTGAGCATAGTCCGATTCTTTAGCCATTAATTGGCCTTGGGAACCGGCACTGCGCGCTAGTTGTGCGCCTTTGCCGACTTTTAATTCAATGGCGTGGATAAAAGTACCTTCCGGAATATTTTTGAGTGCAAGGCAGTTACCCACTTTAATATCCGCTTGAGGACCGCTCATCAAAGTATCACCCACTTTTACTCCAATCGGGTGCAAGATGTAGCGTTTATCGCCGTCGGCATATTTCAAGAGACAGATACGAGCGCTGCGGTTCGGGTCGTATTCAATAGAAACGACCGTGGCCGGCACGCCGTGTTTTTCTCTCTTAAAATCGATTTGTCTGTATGCGCGTTTATGACCGCCGCCGATATGGCGTACCATGATCATACCAGTGTTATTGCGTCCGCCGGTTTTGCGCAGACCTTTGGTTAATCTCTTTTCCGGAGTCGTTTTGGTGATGTCGGAGAAATCAGACACCGTAATCGTTCTGCGGGAAGGAGTATAAGGTCTAAATGATTTAATAGGCATAGTTAGTAGTTCTCCTTATTCTACTTCGCAGTGGCTTCTACCACTTCGATTTTATCGCCTTCTTTCAACGTTACAAAGGCTTTTTTGTAGTCCGGTCTTTTTCCTTCAAACCGGCCCATGCGGTGCATTTTGCCACGCACGGCAATGGTGTTAATCTTAACGACAGTAACGTTGAAGATTTTTTCTACGGCTGTTTTAATTTCGCCTTTGGAAGCATCTTTCGCTACCACAAAACCGTAGCGGTTATTGTTGTCGCGTTCCACAAGGCTTTTCTCTGTCAAAAGAGGTTTCTTTAAAATGCTGTAGGTTCTCATACTTATTTGGCCTCCTTCACAAACGTTTTAGCCAAGGTATCCACAGCTTCTTTGGTCAAGATGACTTTGCTGCTGTTGAGTACGGCATAAGCGTTGGTGTCTTTCGGCGCCAATTGCGTTAGTCCCGCAATGTTGCGGCTGGCTAAACGGGTCGTGTTGTCTAAATCAGCAAGCACGAGCGGTTTGCGGCCGGCAGCAATTACATGGAGCATATCGGCAAATGCTTTGGTTTTGGCTTCTTTGAAAGTTAAATTGTCGAGGACAACGATATTGCCTTCGGCAAATTTAGCAGACAAAGATTGCGCCACCGCAGCGCGGCGTTTGGCGACGGGAAGGTCCTGACGGAAAGAATGCGGGGTCGGCCCAAAAGCCACACCACCATGGCGGAATTGCGGGGCACGCAAGCTACCTTGACGGGCGCGGCCGGTGCCTTTCTGTTTCCACGGTTTCTTACCGGTGCCGGACACTTCAGAGCGGGTTTTTACATCCGCTGTACCACTTCTTTGGTTAGCCAAGAAAGCGGTGATGACTTCGTGAAGGAAGGTCGGGTTCGCCTTGACACCGAATAAGCTATCGGGCAAGTTAATAGAACCCTGTTCTTTACCTTTAATATCTAAAACTTTCGTTTCCATGGTCAAAGTCCTTACTTCTTGTTAGCAGCCTTAGAAGCAGAGATTTTCTGCACAATCGGGGCTACTACATGTTTTCTATTCTTGGAAGTTTCCAAAACAGACACAATGCTGCCTTTGGCACCCGGTACGGAGCCTTTTAAGAACAGCAAATTGTTTTCATTGTCCACTTTGATAACTTCAATTTTAGCGACGGTGTGGGTGGTGGTACCATAGTGGCCAGCCATGCGTTGACCGGAAAGTACTTTACCCAAAGAGCGGCGAGAGGCTAAACCGCCTGGTGCACGCGCTCTGTCAGATTGACCGTGCGTAGCAGGTTGACCGGCAAAGCCGTGGCGTTTCATACCGCCGGCAAAGCCGTGGCCTTTAATGCTACCCTGCACGTCAACATAGTCGCCGGGTCTAAAAATTTTTTCGAGTGAAATGACTTGACCGATTTCAAAACCGTTAACGTCAGCCACGCGATGTTCTTTGAGGTGGCGGACCGGAGTCGTGTTGGCTTTTTTGAAATAGCCGAGTTCGGGCTTATTTAATTTGCTTTCTTTCACTTCGCCAAAACCGATACAGACAGCATTGTAGCCGTCTTTTTCTTGGGTTCTGACACGCACAACCTTGCAGGGGCCTGCCTTTACTACAGACACACCATGCAGATTGCCTTTTTCATCAAAGAGCTGGGTCATGCCCACTTTTTCGCCGATTACAAAACGTAACGTAGCCGGAGCTTCTTTGACAGTTTCTGCTTTGGCCGCTTCAGCAACGGGAGTTGCCTCTTGGGCACCAGCAGCATTTTTGTTTTCTTCTGCCATACTTATTTGTTTCCTTTATTAGTTGCTTTTAATAGCCACATCTACACCAGCGGGCAAATCCAGTTTCATGAGTTCGTCCACAGTTT is a genomic window containing:
- the rplD gene encoding 50S ribosomal protein L4 is translated as METKVLDIKGKEQGSINLPDSLFGVKANPTFLHEVITAFLANQRSGTADVKTRSEVSGTGKKPWKQKGTGRARQGSLRAPQFRHGGVAFGPTPHSFRQDLPVAKRRAAVAQSLSAKFAEGNIVVLDNLTFKEAKTKAFADMLHVIAAGRKPLVLADLDNTTRLASRNIAGLTQLAPKDTNAYAVLNSSKVILTKEAVDTLAKTFVKEAK
- a CDS encoding 50S ribosomal protein L23 — encoded protein: MRTYSILKKPLLTEKSLVERDNNNRYGFVVAKDASKGEIKTAVEKIFNVTVVKINTIAVRGKMHRMGRFEGKRPDYKKAFVTLKEGDKIEVVEATAK
- the rpsC gene encoding 30S ribosomal protein S3, translating into MGHKIHPRSIRLGYIQDWRSRWFAPKNMPALIMEDFQIRKIVDDKFKMAAISYVGIERAGAFLRLNIHTARPGVVIGKKGADIEALRKEIETLTGSKTFVNVIEIKNPETDAQLVAQNIAQQLEKRAHYGAAMKKAIEKALQGKALGIKIMVSGRLGGAEIARTEWKREGRVPLHTLCADIDYGFTEAQTVSGKIGIKVWIFKRTHFAKSPKEIMNELKKQHRDMLEGNVDAGVVEAAVETK
- the rpsS gene encoding 30S ribosomal protein S19, which produces MGRSTKKGPYVDLNLLEKVQKMNASNEKKPIKTWARACTIIPEFVGHTFLVHNGRKFLPIYISERMVGYKLGEFSFTRLFKGHGGMTKDSTALK
- the rplV gene encoding 50S ribosomal protein L22 gives rise to the protein MEACAKAKFQRYGSRKVNLVLDQIRGKNVKAAEDVLPFIAKRTADLVAKTIHSAAANLEVKAGKKLDFSKIFIKEAFANLGPSGHLKRIQPGPQGRAMPYKKSMCHLTVIVSDEKKGGR
- the rplB gene encoding 50S ribosomal protein L2 encodes the protein MPIKSFRPYTPSRRTITVSDFSDITKTTPEKRLTKGLRKTGGRNNTGMIMVRHIGGGHKRAYRQIDFKREKHGVPATVVSIEYDPNRSARICLLKYADGDKRYILHPIGVKVGDTLMSGPQADIKVGNCLALKNIPEGTFIHAIELKVGKGAQLARSAGSQGQLMAKESDYAHIKMPSGEIRLVPSSCCATIGQVGNVDHANVVFGNAGRKRHIGVKPTVRGSAMNAVDHPMGGGRGHGKGGNIPRSPWNQPARGLKTRSTKKVWGWMIVSDRRKNKVK
- the rplC gene encoding 50S ribosomal protein L3; this translates as MAEENKNAAGAQEATPVAEAAKAETVKEAPATLRFVIGEKVGMTQLFDEKGNLHGVSVVKAGPCKVVRVRTQEKDGYNAVCIGFGEVKESKLNKPELGYFKKANTTPVRHLKEHRVADVNGFEIGQVISLEKIFRPGDYVDVQGSIKGHGFAGGMKRHGFAGQPATHGQSDRARAPGGLASRRSLGKVLSGQRMAGHYGTTTHTVAKIEVIKVDNENNLLFLKGSVPGAKGSIVSVLETSKNRKHVVAPIVQKISASKAANKK